From the genome of Nitrospirota bacterium:
CCCGCGTCCTCTTCCAGGTGCGCACGGCGGATGCGAACCGGCTTCTTCGCCGGGCCGACCTCCACCGACCCGTGCTCACAGATCGGCGCTTCGTACTGCGAGATCTGGTAGCCCTTGGGCAAGTCGGGATAGAAGTAGTTCTTGCGCGCGAACCGGTTCTGCTCGCCGATCCGACACTGCAACGCCAGCCCCGTCCGGACCGCCATCTCGACCGCCTTCTTGTTGATGACCGGCAGGGTGCCGGGCATCCCCAGGCAGATCGGGCAGGTCTGGCTGTTGGCCGGCAAACCGAATTTGGTCCCGCAGGCGCAGAACATCTTGGACTGCGTGAGCAGTTGGGCATGGACTTCCAGCCCGATCACAACTTCGTACGACACCCGTTAACCTTTCTTCTCTCCCGCCAGCCGATCCCGCTCGCGCCGCATGGCCTCGCGGCCGGCATCGAGGGCCTCGCTCAGAATGGACTTCTTTTCGTGGATGGCCTCGCGCCCCTTCTCGACCACATGGTCGAACGCCTCGGTGGCCTTGCCGGCCAGATCGCGCAGGTCATCTTCGGCCTTCCGGGCATAGCCGCGTAATTGCTCCCTGGTGTCGCGGCCCGATTGCGGAGCCATTAACAGGGCGACCGCCGCACCAACCAGAGCCCCGCTTAAAAACGCCAACCCGACTGCCCCCGGTGAAAATCCGCGATCATCCGCCATTGGACTGCCCTCCTTCTCCATGAGACATCCGTGCTTTCACCACCGACGACGCGGCTTTGAATCCGGCCACCAGGCCGGCCACATTCCTCAGCCACGCACCGTTTCGCCCCCGGACCGTGTCATGCACGTTCTGCACGGTCTCGCCGACTTCTCCGACCGCGTGGAGGAACACCGCCGCATGCTCGATCCCCTCCCGCGTATACTCGGCCAGCTGGTTCAAATTCTGGGTCGTCTCGCGCATCTCTTTCAGCAACGACGGCAGATCCCGATTCATTTGGGCCAGCAAGAGTCCCGATTCCGCCACGGTCTTCTTGAGTTCGATCAGCACTGGGACTAGGACGCCGACAAACACGGCCACGCCCAATGCCACCACGATCGCCGCGACTTCTATGCCCGTCATGCTTCTCCTCCGTTAAACGCGAACGGCAAACAGTGAATTCGAGCGAGCCCTCTTGTCTTTCTAGCCCCCCTCACTATTTACCGCTCACCTTTTCACCTGATATTCGGCCGCTTGGCCCGCCAGCCGGTCGCCTGCTCGTAGGCATAAGCGCCGCGCAAGAGTGTTTCCTCTTCGAACGGCCGACCGATGAGCTGTAGCCCGATCGGCAGCCCCGCCTTGCTGAACCCGCAGGGCACCGAAATGGCCGGGTTCCCCGCCAGGTTTACGGAGATCGTATAGATGTCCGAGAGGTACATCTGCAACGGATCTTCGGATTTTTCACCCAGCTTGAACGCCGGCGTCGGCGTCACCGGCGTGACAATCAGATCCACCTCGCGGAACGCCGCCTCGAAATCCTGCCGGATCAAGGTCCGCACCGCCTGGGCCTTGCCGTAGAAGGCATCATAGTAGCCGGCGCTGAGCGCATAGGTACCCAGCATGATCCGCCGCTTCACCTCCGGCCCGAACCCTTCCTGCCTGGTCTTCATGTACATGTCCAGCAGGTTCCCGGTTTCTTTGGACCGGAGCCCGAACTTGACCCCGTCGTACCGAGCCAGGTTGGAGCTGGCCTCCGCCGTCGCAATCAGGTAGTAGGTGGCGATCGCCGCATCGGTCCTCGGCAGGGCGATCTCCTTGACCTCCCCCCCCAGCTGCTTGATCTCTTCGATGGCCGCCTGCACCGCTTGCTCGACCTCCGGGTCCAGCCCTTCCGCGAAATATTCCCGCGGCACGCCGACCTTCAACTTCTTGAAGTCTTTCTTCTTGAGTGCCTTGGCATAATCCGGCACCGGGAGGTTGGCGCTGGTGGAATCCAAGGGATCGTGCCCCGCGATTACGCCCAGCAACATCGCCGCATCCGCCACGTCTTTGGTGATCGGGCCGATCTGATCCAGCGATGACGCGAAGGCCACCAGGCCGAAACGGGACACCCGCCCGTAGGTGGGCTTCAACCCGACCACCCCGCAACAGGCAGCCGGCTGCCGGATGGAGCCGCCCGTATCCGATCCCAACGCGGCGGCGCAAAGATCCGCCGCCACGGCCGCCGCCGATCCGCCGCTGGACCCGCCCGGCACCCGACTCAGGTTCCATGGGTTCCGGCTCGGACCGAAGGCCGAGTTCTCCGTCGAAGAACCCATGGCAAATTCATCCAGGTTGGTCTTGCCCAGCAGGAGATAGCTTTGGCCGCGCAACCGCGCGATCACGGAGGCATCGTAGGGCGGCACGAAGTTGCCGAGCATCCGCGAGGCACAGGTCGTCAGCACGTTCTGCGTGCAGATATTGTCCTTGACCGCCACCGGCATGCCCATCAGCGGCATCGTACGACGCCAGCCCTTGAGCTTTTCATCCAGGGCTGCCGCCTGGGCCAGAGCGGCCTCCTTTGTCAGCGTGATGTAGGCCCGGACCTTGGGCTCCAGCTGATTGAGACGCAGCGTATAGGCCTGCACGATCTCGCAGGCCGTGACTTCGCCCTTGGTGAACTTCTCCTGCAGTTCGCGCAACGTCAACTTGTAGAGCGACATGAACCCTCGACACCGGATGACTTACGGTTTACCTTACAATCTTGTTGCGCTCGCCCACTCGGATGATCTTGGGCACATGACGCTTAATCTCATCCTCCGCGTAATACTCGTAGCAGAAGATGATGATCTGGTCGCCCACCGCTCCCTTACGGGCCGTCGGGCCGTTCAGGATCACCTCGCCGCTCCCCCGCTTTCCGGCCATCGCATAGGTCGTGAACCGCTCACCGTTGTTCAGGTTGGAAATGACGATGGCCTCGTAGGGCAGGATGCCCGCCGCATCGAGCAGATCCTCGTCCACGGTCAGACTGCCCTCGTAGTCCAGGCAGGCATCGGTCACCGCCGCACGGTGTATTTTGGATCGCAGCATTTGTCGAAACATGATTGTCCTCTATGTCAGGTCTGTGTATGTTGCATGGCCGCGGTCCGTACGAACTCCGCCGCCTATTCCAGAATCCGCGGCACCCGAAAATGTCCGCTTTCACTTTCCGGCGCGTTCGCCAACGCCTTCTCCACCGGCAGGCTCGGCCGCGCCTTGTCCTCCCGAAAGACGTTGGTCTGTTCCAACACCGTCGCGGTCGGCTCCACACCAGAGGTCTCCAACGTCTTCAACTTCTCCACATAGGTCAGGATTGCACTGAGCTGCTTGCTGAACGCGTCCCGTTCCATCTCGGTGATCTCCAGCCGCGCCAGCTTGGCCACGTGCTCGACGTCTTGCTTGGTGATCTGCATCAAAAACCTCAGTCCGAAAGTTTAAAAGTCCGAAAGTCGTCAAGTCATGAAAGCCGCGGACTTGACGACTTTCAGACTTTCCAACTTGAGAGACCCCCAGATTTACTATTCCACCGTCACGCTCTTGGCCAAATTCCGCGGCTGATCCACATCCGTACCCCGCAGCACCGCGATGTGGTAGGCCAGAAGCTGCAACACCACCGTAAACAAAATCGGCGTCAGCAGCGCCGGCACCTCGGGAATCGTAAAGACCGCGTCCGCCACATTGCCCAAATCGCGCTCGCCCTCGCTGACCAACGCAATCACCGGCGCATTGCGGGCCTTGACCTCCATCAGGTTGCTGACCGTCTTTTCGTAGAGACGGTCGCGCGGCGCCAAGACCACCACCGGCATGTCCTGATCGATCAGCGCGATCGGGCCGTGTTTCATTTCCCCGGCTGCATAACCCTCCGCGTGGATGTAGGAGATCTCTTTGAGCTTCAACGCCCCCTCCAGCGCGATCGGATAATTGATCCCGCGTCCCAGGTAGAGGAAGTTCCGTTTCTCATAATACCGTTTCGCGATCGCCTGAATCTCTCCATCGCGTCTCAGAATCTGCTCGACCAGCGACGGCAGGGCCACGAACCGCTCCAGCCATACACGCCCGTCGTTGGCGTTCAGTACCCCGCGCACGCGGGCCAGATGCAAGGCCAGCAAATAGAGCGCCGCGAGCTGCGCCGTGAAGGCCTTGGTCGAGGCCACGCCGATCTCCGGCCCGCAGTGGGTATAGAGCACCCCGTCGGATTCCCGCGCCAGCGTGCTGCCGACCACGTTGACGATGGAAACCACGCGGGCGCCCCGCTGCTTGGCTTCACGGGCCGCCGCCAGCGTATCCGCGGTCTCCCCGGACTGGGAGATCGTGACAAACAAGTCGTCCTTTTCGACCAGCGGGTTCCGGTACCGGAATTCCGATCCGATATCGACTTGCACCGGCGTCCTGACCATCTCCTCGATCAAGTATTTGCCCACAAGACCGGCATGCCAGGAGGTGCCGCAAGCCACAATCCAGACGCGCCCGATCTGCGCAAACTGCTCGTCGGTCAAGCCGATATCCGGCAAATCGGCTTCGCCGGTTTCGAACGTGTACCGGCCCCGCATCGTGTCCCGGATCGCCTGCGGCTGTTCGAAAATCTCCTTGAGCATGAAGTGGGCGTAGCCGCCTTTTTCCGCCGCCGCTGCATCCCAGGACACCCGCGTGACCGGCCGGCGCACCGGCGCACCCGCGGCATCCGTGATCGACACCTGCGACGGGGTCATCAGGGCCACGTCCCCCTCCTCGAGATACGTTACTTCCCGCGTATGGGCCAGCATGGCCATCACATCCGAGGCGACCAGCGTCGCGCCGGCGCACTGGCCGATCACCAACGGACAACCGGACCGAGCCGCGACCAGCGTCTGCGGTTCCCGCTCGCAGATCGCGGCGATGGCATAGCTGCCACGGATGTCTTTCGTCGCCGCGCGCACGGCCTCCACTAAACGCATCCCCCGGTTCACATTCCGGCCGATCAAGTGCGCCACCACTTCCGTGTCGGTTTCCGATTCGAACCGATAGCCGGCCTGCTGCAGTTCCTGTTTGAGCGCAACGTAGTTCTCGATGATGCCATTGTGGACCAGCACACAACCACCAGAGCGATGCGGATGCGCGTTCTGCTCGGAGGGCTTCCCGTGCGTGGCCCAGCGCGTATGCCCAATGCCGGTCCGGCCGGAGATCGCCCGGTCGGCCAGCGCCTTTTCAAGATTGGCCAACTTGCCGACACTGCGCCGCACCTCGATGGTGCCGTCGTGCAGGACGGCAACCCCGGCCGAATCGTAGCCGCGATATTCCAGGCGCCGCAGCCCATCCAGCAGAACAGGCACGGCCTCCTGATCACCGACATATCCGACGATGCCGCACATATCCGTTCAGCCCTTTGCTTTTCTTGTTTTTCGTTTGGCCATACCGCCCTTCGTGAGGCGCGAGGGATGAGGCACGAGGGGTTTTCGGAGCGTCACCTCCCGTTTCACGTCTGACGCCTCTCGGCCCTCTGAGGCCATCAACACCCGCCGGCGCGCCGCCCAACCGGGACGGTTGACTTGCGCGGCCCGCGAGACGGCCAAAGCATCAGGCGGCACATCCTGCGTCACCGTCGAACCGGCGGCGATCACGGCCCCACGGCCGACCTTCACCGGCGCAACAAACTGGCTGTCGCTGCCCACGAAGACGTCGTCTTCGATCACGGTCTCGTGCTTATGGACGCCATCGTAGTTGCAGGTGATCGTCCCGGCACCGATGTTCACGCCTCGCCCGATCCGGGCGTCGCCCAAATAGCTCAGATGGTTGGCCTTGGACTCCTCGCCCAGTTCGGTTTTTTTGATTTCGACGAAGTTCCCGACCTTGGCGCCTTTCCGAAGCACCGTACCGGGGCGGAGATGCGCGAAGGGCCCGATCGTGACGCCCTCCTCCAGGCATGCGTCCTTCACCACGCAGCCATCTTGCACCACGACACGCCGGCCCACCTCGCTGTTCGTCATACGCGTCTGGGCATGGATGATACAGTCCTCGCCGATTTTGGTATGCCCTTCCAACGTCACGTTCGGATAGATCACCGTGTCCTGCCCGATCTCGACATCGTGATCGATCCACGTCGTGGCCGGATCGCGCAGCGTCACCCCCGCCTCCATCCACCGGTCGCAGATCTCCCGCCGGATGATCTGCTCGGCTGTCGCAAGTTGCTGACGCGTATTGATACCCAGCGATTCCTCGGCGCTTGGCGCAGCCATCGCCGCCACCGTCATCCCCCGCTCCACCGCCAAGCCAACGATATCCGTGAGGTAGTACTCCCGCTGCGCATTCCGCGGCGCCAGTTTATCCAGGGCTTCGAACAGAAAGGACCCGTCCACGACATAGGTGCCGACGTTGATCTCCCGGATCGCCGTCTCGATGGCGGTCGCATCGCGATCCTCCACGATGCGCAACACCGGCCCGCCGGCGCCTTGCCGCACCACACGGCCGTAGCCGGCCGGGTTGTCCAAGAGGGCCGTCAGGATCGTCACCGTCGCTCGTTCGGATTCGTGCAACCGGATCAACGCCCGAATGGTCCCCTCCCGCAGCAAGGGGGTATCCCCGTTCAGGATCACATAGGTCGAGGCCGGCGCGCCCCGCGCGCGCAGGAACGCGCCGCGGGCCTGCATCACGGCATGGCCGGTGCCCAACTGCTGCTGCTGCTCGGCGATGAGAATCGAAGGCGTCGAAGCGGCCCCTCGACCGACATGGGCCGTGAGCCCCTTCTCGCGCTTTGCCGAACCACGCGCGCCGGCCGCGCCATGAGCGTCGATCACCGCCTTCACCTGCTCCCCCTGATGGCCGACCACGACGACCGTCCCCGCGCCGGCCAGCCGAGCCGCCAAATCCAGCGCATACAGAATCATCGGACGGCCCGCCACTGCATGCAGGACTTTGACCTGCTTGGACTTCATCCGTTTCCCCAGCCCCGCCGCCATGACAATCGCGGCGAGACCTGCAAGGGGAGATTTGTGCATCTGTTGATCTGTTGCTTGCTTCATTTTCGGACGACAATCACTCCATCACCAGATCGCCCAACCAACAAACTCTCATGCGATCGGAACCTCCACGCCGGGGCGCTCGGCCGACGCCGGCGCCGACTTGGGCTGCACGACCGCCGGCATGGACGGCGTAGGCTGGTAGAGTCCGCCCGATACGATCAGCTTCATCGCTTCTTCCACACTGATGTCCAGCGACACGACCTCTTGCTCGGGCACCAACAAGAAATAGCCCGAGGTAGGGTTCGGCGACGTGGGCACATAGACGTTCAACAATGGCTCCGTGGAAATCTGCTGCACTTCGCCACGCGTGATGCCGGTCACAAACGCGAAACAGTAATGGCCGTTTTTGGGAAACTGGATCAGGACGACGCGGTTGTACTTTTCCTTGTCCTTGAAGGACAGGATGTCCATCATGGCTTTGAGCGTCGCGTAGATGCCGCGGACCACCGGGACTCGGTGCAACCAATCCTCCCACAGCTTGACGACCTGCCCCCCGATGATGTTGGTCGCCAGCAGACCGGTGGTAAAAATCAACGCAATCAGGGTGAGGATGCCGATCCCTGGTACGTAGTACTCGGGAATCACGAACTTCGCCAGCACGCCCCCCAAGATCCCGTCCACGGTCAGGAACAAGGTCTTCAGAATGAGCACCGTCCCCCAGATGGGGGTAATGACCAGCAACCCCGTCAGGAAGTAGCGTTTGAGGGAAGCTTTGAGTGTCTTCACCAGGGTGCTCTCCTTGCGGCCTCATCATACAGTCTTCAAAATGGTGTCGCAAGCCTTTTCTTGCTATTTTCAAGCACTTGGACTAGGATCGCCCGTCTCAAGCAGCGGAGAATCGGGAGGGGGAAATGGGTGCCCAAAGGGGGGGCCGTCGAGGCCTCCTGATCACCGTCGAGGGGGTCGAAGGAAGCGGGAAAACCACCCAGTGCGCGAGGCTGGCCAAACGCCTCCGGGAAGCAGGCCACCGGGTCCTGGAGACCAGGGAACCGGGCGGGACGCCCCTGGCCGAACGGATCCGCTCTCTGTTCCTCGGCACAGTTGTCGGCACAGACCCGGCCGAACCGATCACGCCGGAGTGCGAAGCCCTGTTGGTATTTGCCTGCCGCAGCCAACACGTCAGGCAGGTGATCGAACCGGCCATCAGGGAAGGGACGATCGTCCTCTGCGACCGTTTCGTGGACTCCACCCTCGCCTACCAAGGCTATGGACGCAGGCTGGACGTCAAGACTCTCCGGACCCTCAATCGGTTTGTCACCAACGGACTCGCCCCTGTGCTGACACTGCTGTTCGACCTCCCGGCTCAGGCGGGCTTGGCCCGTCGGCGGCGCAATGAACTGGAATTAAATCGTCTCGATCGGGAAGCCAAACAATTCCACGAACGGGTGCGCCGGGGATTCCTCGCGCTGGCCGCCCTAGAGCCGCGCCGCGTCAAAGTGCTCGACGCCCGAGCGGACCCGGACCAGGTGGAAGCAGCGGCCTGGACGCTGGTCCAGCGATGCCTGGCAAAACATCAGAAAGTCTCCAAGTCATAAAGTCTGGAAAGTCACGCTCATGGTAAAGAACCCCATTCCCCCTGCTTATGGCGACTTGATAACTTTCCGACTTTACGACGCTTTCTAACCATGCCGTTTAACCAGCTCATCGGACACGACCGGCCCAAGGCGATCCTCAAGGCCTCGATCCTCCACGACCGGATCGCCCACGCCTATCTCTTCCATGGAGAAGAAGGCATCGGGAAAAAACTGGCCGCCACCCTCTTTGCCCAAACCGTCAACTGCGAAACGCCCTATGGCGCCCAAGGCCCCGATGCCTGTGGTACCTGCCGCTCCTGCGCTCAGATCGACGCACGCACGCACCCGGACTTTCTCCTGATCGAACCGGACCGCGAACTGGCCAACCCCCAGATCAAGATCGAGCAAGTCCGCCAGTTGGAAGAACAGATCGTCTATCGTCCCCTGGTCAGCCCCTGGAAGGTCTACCTCATCGACGACGCGGACCGGCTGACCCAGGGCGCTGCCAACGCGCTGCTTAAAACGCTGGAGGAGCCGGCCGCACACAGTCTGTTCCTCTTGGTCAGCAACCGACCGTCGGCCTTGCCGACGACCGTCCGCTCGCGCTGCCAGAGCATCCGCTTCGTGCCGCCCGCCAGAACCCAGGTCGAAGCCGCCCTGATCACGCAGCGGAACCTGCCGCCGGACGATGCGCACTTTCTGTCCATGATCGCCCAGGGCCGGATCGGGCTGGCCCTGCGGACCGACCTGGCCGAGGCCCGCAAACAACAAGACGAGTTTTCTTCCCTCACCGACCCAGCCGCCCTGCGCTCCATTGCGACGATTTTGATGGCGGCCGAGTCGCTCCATAAATCGGACCGGGCCCTCGAAGCCCTGGAGTGGATGGCACGCTGGGGCCGCGACCTTCTGCTAGTCCGCCTGGGCGCCGACCCGGACCATCTGCTGAACCGAGACCGCTTGCCGGAATTACAGCGGGCGGCTGCAACCGTCCAGCCCCAGCTGCTAGCCGAGGTACTGGAGGAGATTCAGGCGGTCGAGCGCAACGCCGGTCGCAACCTGAATCTTCAAATGGCCCTGGAACAGATCCTCCTCCACCTGCGTGATGCGGTCGCCTCGCCGGCCCTCGCCGGCCCTCCCCGATAATCTAGCTTTCGAGGCCGCCTCCCTGCTATCTTTAGCCTGCCATGCCGAAGACTTTCTACATCACGACGCCGATCTATTACGTCAACGACGTGCCCCATATCGGACATGCCTATACCACCGTGGCCGCCGACGTGCTCGCCCGCTACCGGCGACTCCGTGGCGATGACGTGTTTTTCCTGACCGGCCTAGACGAACATGGACAAAAAGTCCAGCAGGCTGCAGCCAAGGCCGGGGTCGACCCGCAAACCCATTGCGACCGCCTCGCCCCCCAGTTCAAGAACCTCTGGCAGAAGCTCAACATCTGGAATAACGGTTTCATCAGAACCACAGATGTCAGGCACAAACGGATAGTCCAACAACATCTTCAGGAATTATTCGACAAGCAATTGATTTACAAGGCTGACTACACCGGATGGTATTGCACATTCGACGAGCGTTTTTGGACCGAAAAAGATGTTGTGGATGGCCTCTGTCCTGATTGCAAACGCCCAGTCGAACAGCTCAGTGAGCACAATTATTTCTTCAAGATGGGGCAGTATCAGGACCGCCTGATCGACCACATCAAGGCCCACGAAAACTTTATCCGCCCCGAGTCACGCCGTAACGAAGTACTGGGATTCCTCCAGACTCAAAAGCTCGGCGACCTCTCCATCTCGCGGCCGAAATCCCGGCTCTCCTGGGGTATCGAACTCCCCTTCGACAAAGACTACGTCACCTATGTCTGGTTCGATGCGTTGGTAAATTACATCTCTGCTTTGGAGTACCTGGTCAAAGATGGAAACGGCTCGCGCTTCTGGCCCGCCACGATCCATTTGATCGGCAAGGATATCCTCACCACCCACGCGGTCTACTGGTCCACCATGCTCATGGCGCTGGATCTGCTCCTGCCCCAAACCATCTTCGCCCACGGTTGGTGGACCGTGAACGGCGAGAAGATGTCCAAGAGCCGCGGGAACGTGGTGGATCCCTATGCCATCGTGGACGAGTTCGGCGCGGATGCCTTCCGGTATTTTCTGCTGCGCGAAGTTCCGTTCGGACAAGACGGCGACTTTTCCAGGGAGGCATTGATCGGCCGCATCAATAGTGAGTTGGCGAACGGCATCGGAAATCTTCTCAGCCGAACATTGACCTTGATCGAACGGAATACGGGTGGCCGCATCCCAGCACCCATTTCATCAGCAGAAACCGCGCTCGAATCAGAACTGCGCCAGGCCTGCCTCGATCTGCTCGACAAGCACTTCCCTGAAGCTATGCAACGATTGGAATTCAATCGAGCACTGGAAGCAATCTGGCGCGTCGTGCAACTCGCCAATCAATACGCCGACAAAACCGCTCCCTGGAATTTGGCCAAGCAGCCGGAGAACGCCCAGCGCTTACACACGGTGCTGTACCACATGGCCGAAACATTGCGGATATTGAGCCTATGCCTCTCCCCGTTTATGCCCGACACGGCAAACGGGATGAACCACCGGCTAGGGTTGCGAGACCGATATGATGATTATGCCCACTTATCCATAGACTGGTCGTGGGGATCATCGGGACGCCTCGATCCCGGCCTAGAGATTCGAAAGGGTCACGTCTTGTTCCCTCGCATCGAATTGAAACCACAAGGAGCAGCACCCGTGAGCACTGAACAATCCACGTCTCCGACACCTTCATCGTCTCCGACCACGGCCCCGGCCACATCGCCACAGCCAGCGCCTGCCGCCCCGGCAACTGATCAGATTTCCATCGACGAGTTCATGAAGATTCAACTCAAGACCGCGACGGTCCTGACCGCCGAGCGGGTCCCCAAGTCCGAGAAGCTGCTCAAGCTGCAAGTGGACCTGGGCGGCGAGCAGCGCCAGATCGTGGCCGGCATCGGCAAGAAGTACGAACCGGAGCACCTGATCGGCAAACGGATCGTGATCGTGGCCAACTTGAAGCCGGCCAAGCTGATGGGAATCGAATCGCAAGGGATGGTCCTGGCGGCCGGCGACAAGGATGTCGGCGGGCTCGTGACGGTCATTGAAGACGTGCCGCCCGGCACGAAGGTGAAGTGAGCAAGGGCCGAGGCCGGTGAAACTCGCTGCAACCCTCATCGCCCTGTTCCTTCTGACCTGCTTCCCGCTCCACGCAGCAGAGGCGCCCGCCATCGCACCTCTTCCAGCCGACCAGCCCAACGAGTCGGTCGCCACCGACGTGTTGGTGCGCGTCGTGGCCCACGGAGCGATGGTCCTGGGGGACGACGTGGGCGGCGCCCGGATCACGATCACGGATGTGGCGACGGGCCGGCTCCTCGCCACCGGCCTACAGCGGGGAGAGCCGGGGGATCAGACTCAAATCATGCGCACCCCGCGCATCATGGAAGAGCCGCGCTATTCCTCTCGCCCCTCCGCCTCGTTCAGCACCACGTTGTTTTTGGACCGGCCGACCCTGGTCGACATCGCCGTGCAAGGCCCGCTCGCCTACCCCTGGGCCATGCAACGGGCCAATAAGACCGTGCTGCTGATTCCCGGGCAGGCGATGAAGAACGACGGGATCGTGCTGCACCTCTACGGATTCATCGTCCAGATCGAAGCCCCGGCGCCGGGCACTCCCTTGATCGCCAAGGAGGACGTGACGTTGAAGGCCTCCGTCCGGACTCTCTCCGGTTCATTGGTGCGGCCGTATGGAGACTGGGATTCCCGCAAGGTGAAGATCTACGGC
Proteins encoded in this window:
- a CDS encoding DUF948 domain-containing protein; the encoded protein is MTGIEVAAIVVALGVAVFVGVLVPVLIELKKTVAESGLLLAQMNRDLPSLLKEMRETTQNLNQLAEYTREGIEHAAVFLHAVGEVGETVQNVHDTVRGRNGAWLRNVAGLVAGFKAASSVVKARMSHGEGGQSNGG
- a CDS encoding DUF502 domain-containing protein, whose amino-acid sequence is MVKTLKASLKRYFLTGLLVITPIWGTVLILKTLFLTVDGILGGVLAKFVIPEYYVPGIGILTLIALIFTTGLLATNIIGGQVVKLWEDWLHRVPVVRGIYATLKAMMDILSFKDKEKYNRVVLIQFPKNGHYCFAFVTGITRGEVQQISTEPLLNVYVPTSPNPTSGYFLLVPEQEVVSLDISVEEAMKLIVSGGLYQPTPSMPAVVQPKSAPASAERPGVEVPIA
- the holB gene encoding DNA polymerase III subunit delta' codes for the protein MPFNQLIGHDRPKAILKASILHDRIAHAYLFHGEEGIGKKLAATLFAQTVNCETPYGAQGPDACGTCRSCAQIDARTHPDFLLIEPDRELANPQIKIEQVRQLEEQIVYRPLVSPWKVYLIDDADRLTQGAANALLKTLEEPAAHSLFLLVSNRPSALPTTVRSRCQSIRFVPPARTQVEAALITQRNLPPDDAHFLSMIAQGRIGLALRTDLAEARKQQDEFSSLTDPAALRSIATILMAAESLHKSDRALEALEWMARWGRDLLLVRLGADPDHLLNRDRLPELQRAAATVQPQLLAEVLEEIQAVERNAGRNLNLQMALEQILLHLRDAVASPALAGPPR
- the glmS gene encoding glutamine--fructose-6-phosphate transaminase (isomerizing), translating into MCGIVGYVGDQEAVPVLLDGLRRLEYRGYDSAGVAVLHDGTIEVRRSVGKLANLEKALADRAISGRTGIGHTRWATHGKPSEQNAHPHRSGGCVLVHNGIIENYVALKQELQQAGYRFESETDTEVVAHLIGRNVNRGMRLVEAVRAATKDIRGSYAIAAICEREPQTLVAARSGCPLVIGQCAGATLVASDVMAMLAHTREVTYLEEGDVALMTPSQVSITDAAGAPVRRPVTRVSWDAAAAEKGGYAHFMLKEIFEQPQAIRDTMRGRYTFETGEADLPDIGLTDEQFAQIGRVWIVACGTSWHAGLVGKYLIEEMVRTPVQVDIGSEFRYRNPLVEKDDLFVTISQSGETADTLAAAREAKQRGARVVSIVNVVGSTLARESDGVLYTHCGPEIGVASTKAFTAQLAALYLLALHLARVRGVLNANDGRVWLERFVALPSLVEQILRRDGEIQAIAKRYYEKRNFLYLGRGINYPIALEGALKLKEISYIHAEGYAAGEMKHGPIALIDQDMPVVVLAPRDRLYEKTVSNLMEVKARNAPVIALVSEGERDLGNVADAVFTIPEVPALLTPILFTVVLQLLAYHIAVLRGTDVDQPRNLAKSVTVE
- a CDS encoding aspartate 1-decarboxylase — encoded protein: MFRQMLRSKIHRAAVTDACLDYEGSLTVDEDLLDAAGILPYEAIVISNLNNGERFTTYAMAGKRGSGEVILNGPTARKGAVGDQIIIFCYEYYAEDEIKRHVPKIIRVGERNKIVR
- a CDS encoding dTMP kinase produces the protein MGAQRGGRRGLLITVEGVEGSGKTTQCARLAKRLREAGHRVLETREPGGTPLAERIRSLFLGTVVGTDPAEPITPECEALLVFACRSQHVRQVIEPAIREGTIVLCDRFVDSTLAYQGYGRRLDVKTLRTLNRFVTNGLAPVLTLLFDLPAQAGLARRRRNELELNRLDREAKQFHERVRRGFLALAALEPRRVKVLDARADPDQVEAAAWTLVQRCLAKHQKVSKS
- the glmU gene encoding UDP-N-acetylglucosamine diphosphorylase/glucosamine-1-phosphate N-acetyltransferase; amino-acid sequence: MHKSPLAGLAAIVMAAGLGKRMKSKQVKVLHAVAGRPMILYALDLAARLAGAGTVVVVGHQGEQVKAVIDAHGAAGARGSAKREKGLTAHVGRGAASTPSILIAEQQQQLGTGHAVMQARGAFLRARGAPASTYVILNGDTPLLREGTIRALIRLHESERATVTILTALLDNPAGYGRVVRQGAGGPVLRIVEDRDATAIETAIREINVGTYVVDGSFLFEALDKLAPRNAQREYYLTDIVGLAVERGMTVAAMAAPSAEESLGINTRQQLATAEQIIRREICDRWMEAGVTLRDPATTWIDHDVEIGQDTVIYPNVTLEGHTKIGEDCIIHAQTRMTNSEVGRRVVVQDGCVVKDACLEEGVTIGPFAHLRPGTVLRKGAKVGNFVEIKKTELGEESKANHLSYLGDARIGRGVNIGAGTITCNYDGVHKHETVIEDDVFVGSDSQFVAPVKVGRGAVIAAGSTVTQDVPPDALAVSRAAQVNRPGWAARRRVLMASEGREASDVKREVTLRKPLVPHPSRLTKGGMAKRKTRKAKG
- the gatC gene encoding Asp-tRNA(Asn)/Glu-tRNA(Gln) amidotransferase subunit GatC; its protein translation is MQITKQDVEHVAKLARLEITEMERDAFSKQLSAILTYVEKLKTLETSGVEPTATVLEQTNVFREDKARPSLPVEKALANAPESESGHFRVPRILE
- a CDS encoding YtxH domain-containing protein — protein: MADDRGFSPGAVGLAFLSGALVGAAVALLMAPQSGRDTREQLRGYARKAEDDLRDLAGKATEAFDHVVEKGREAIHEKKSILSEALDAGREAMRRERDRLAGEKKG
- the gatA gene encoding Asp-tRNA(Asn)/Glu-tRNA(Gln) amidotransferase subunit GatA; the encoded protein is MSLYKLTLRELQEKFTKGEVTACEIVQAYTLRLNQLEPKVRAYITLTKEAALAQAAALDEKLKGWRRTMPLMGMPVAVKDNICTQNVLTTCASRMLGNFVPPYDASVIARLRGQSYLLLGKTNLDEFAMGSSTENSAFGPSRNPWNLSRVPGGSSGGSAAAVAADLCAAALGSDTGGSIRQPAACCGVVGLKPTYGRVSRFGLVAFASSLDQIGPITKDVADAAMLLGVIAGHDPLDSTSANLPVPDYAKALKKKDFKKLKVGVPREYFAEGLDPEVEQAVQAAIEEIKQLGGEVKEIALPRTDAAIATYYLIATAEASSNLARYDGVKFGLRSKETGNLLDMYMKTRQEGFGPEVKRRIMLGTYALSAGYYDAFYGKAQAVRTLIRQDFEAAFREVDLIVTPVTPTPAFKLGEKSEDPLQMYLSDIYTISVNLAGNPAISVPCGFSKAGLPIGLQLIGRPFEEETLLRGAYAYEQATGWRAKRPNIR